The Verrucomicrobiia bacterium DNA window TTGACGGCCTCTCCTTCCGTGTTCCTACTATTGTTGTTTCCTGCTCAGACATTACGGCCGTATTGAAGAAAGATGTAACTGTAGAGGATATCAATAAGGCTTTGGAAGACGCTGCAAAGCGTCCATCCCTTAAGGGAATCCTTACGGTGACTCACGAAGAACTGGTCTCTTCCGATTTCAAAGGTGACAGTCACTCCGCGGTGGTAGACCTTTCACTTACACGAGTAGTAGGCGGCAACTTGGTCAAAGTAGTCGTTTGGTACGACAACGAGTGGGGATACAGCAACCGCTTGGTAGAGCAGGTGATCCACGTTGGAAAGCAACTCTAGGAATGCACACAGGGGCACACAGCATTCAAGCATTAGAGCTACGGGCTCTCGCTATCCGCGAGAATATTATTACCATGCTCGAAGAAGCAGGGTCCGGCCATTCGGCGGGCCCGCTTGGCATGGCCGATGTGTACTCTGCGCTCTACTTCAATGTTCTTAATCATAATCCTGCTAAACCAGAGTGGCCTGAGCGTGACCGGTTGATCCTTTCCTGTGGACACACCGTACCTGTCCGCTATGCCGCCATGGCAGAGGCTGGGTATTTCCCGCGCAAAGAGCTCCTTACCCTCCGGAAGCTAGGCACGCGCCTGCATGGGCATCCTCACAACTTGGCATTGCCAGGAGTTGAGACTTCATCCGGCCCTCTAGGCCAGGGTCTTTCCCAGGCCATCGGCATTGCCCTTGCGGCAACCATGAATGGTGAGAAGTACCGGACGTACTGTATTACCTCTGATGGCGAGCATGAAGAAGGTCAGATTTGGGAGGCCGTTATGTTTGCGGGAAGCAAAAAAGTTGCCAACCTCACCAATATTGTCGACCGTAACTTCATTCAAATTGATGGTCCTACAGAGCTCATCATGCCGCTTGAGCCTTTTGCCGACAAGTACCGTGCCTTTGGCTGGCATGTGATTGAAGTGGATGGCCACAACATTGAGCAGATCATTGATGCGTGTAACGAGGCTAAAGCCGTGATGGACCGCCCAACGGTCATCGTTGCCTTTACCATTCCCGGCAAAGGAGTTGGCTTCATGGAGGGAGACTTCCACTGGCATGGCAAACCGCCAACTCATGAAGAGGCATCCATTGCATTGAAGGAGCTACGCACACTCAAAGGAAAAATTCGGAGTGAACATGAGTAATCAAACAGAAACAAACGTGGTGCCAATTATTGCTGACCTTAGCAAGGCAGAAATGGTCCCTACCCGTAACGGGTTTGGTGAAGGTTTGCTAGAAGAGGGTGGTAAAAACAAGGACGTTGTAGCCTTGTGCGCGGACCTCACCGAATCTATCCGCATGGAGGCATTTTCCAAGGCGTACCCTGCCCAGTTTGTAGAGGTGGGTGTGGCTGAACAGAATATGATGGGAATTGCCGCAGGTTTGGCTCTCTCTGGGAAGATCCCGTTTGTTGCTAGTTACGCTGTGTTTAACCCTGGGCGGAACTGGGATCAGTTGCGGGTCTCCGTGGCCTACTCCCAAGCCAATGTGAAGGTGGTGGGCGCACATGCCGGTATCTCCGTAGGTCCTGATGGCGCAACTCACCAAGCCCTTGAAGACGTGGCTATTACCCGTGTTTTGCCAGACCTGACCGTAGTTGTCCCAACAGATGCAGTAGAGGCTAAAAAGGCCGTTGCTGCCATTGTGGCGCACAAAGGCCCTGTCTATATCCGCTTTGGCCGGGATAAGGTTCCAACAGTTACACTGCCTGAGACACCATTTGTCCTTGGTAAGGCCAATGTGGTGCGTGAGGGGACCGATGTTACTATTTGTGCAAATGGCCCACTGGTATACGAGGCGCTTGTTGCCGCTGAGGAATTGGCCAAGTCCAAGATCCAAGCGGAAGTCATTGTTGTTCATACGGTAAAGCCATTAGACGGCAAGACAATTGTTGCCTCGCTAGAAAAGACGGGCGCTGTAGTTACCGCAGAAGAGGCTCAGATTACTGGTGGACTTGGTGGAGCGATTGCGGAGTTGGCAGGTGAGAAGTGCCCAGTGCCTCTTCGGCGTATTGGAGTGGAGGACCGCTTTGGTGAATCGGGGAGCCCAACAGAGCTTATGGACAAGTATGGCCTTAGGGCTGCCAATATTGTTGA harbors:
- a CDS encoding transketolase encodes the protein MHTGAHSIQALELRALAIRENIITMLEEAGSGHSAGPLGMADVYSALYFNVLNHNPAKPEWPERDRLILSCGHTVPVRYAAMAEAGYFPRKELLTLRKLGTRLHGHPHNLALPGVETSSGPLGQGLSQAIGIALAATMNGEKYRTYCITSDGEHEEGQIWEAVMFAGSKKVANLTNIVDRNFIQIDGPTELIMPLEPFADKYRAFGWHVIEVDGHNIEQIIDACNEAKAVMDRPTVIVAFTIPGKGVGFMEGDFHWHGKPPTHEEASIALKELRTLKGKIRSEHE
- a CDS encoding transketolase C-terminal domain-containing protein — translated: MSNQTETNVVPIIADLSKAEMVPTRNGFGEGLLEEGGKNKDVVALCADLTESIRMEAFSKAYPAQFVEVGVAEQNMMGIAAGLALSGKIPFVASYAVFNPGRNWDQLRVSVAYSQANVKVVGAHAGISVGPDGATHQALEDVAITRVLPDLTVVVPTDAVEAKKAVAAIVAHKGPVYIRFGRDKVPTVTLPETPFVLGKANVVREGTDVTICANGPLVYEALVAAEELAKSKIQAEVIVVHTVKPLDGKTIVASLEKTGAVVTAEEAQITGGLGGAIAELAGEKCPVPLRRIGVEDRFGESGSPTELMDKYGLRAANIVDAVKAVIKMKK